From one Leifsonia soli genomic stretch:
- the leuD gene encoding 3-isopropylmalate dehydratase small subunit: MEKFETVTGTAVPFRRSDVDTDQIIPAVFLKRVTKTGFEDALFHAWRQDPDFILNRPEYQGATVLVAGPDFGTGSSREHAVWALRDFGFRVVLSPRFADIFRGNAGKQGLLTGIVSEEDAEQLWEAIEAQPGIAATVDLVAKTATVGEVQVSFDIDDYTRWRLLEGLDDIALTLRDEARISEYESGRASWRPTTLPVKL, translated from the coding sequence ATGGAGAAGTTCGAGACCGTCACCGGAACCGCCGTCCCGTTCCGGCGCTCCGACGTGGACACCGACCAGATCATCCCGGCGGTGTTCCTCAAGCGCGTCACCAAGACGGGCTTCGAGGACGCCCTGTTCCACGCGTGGCGCCAGGACCCGGACTTCATCCTCAACCGGCCGGAGTACCAGGGCGCGACCGTGCTCGTCGCCGGGCCGGACTTCGGCACGGGTTCGTCACGCGAACATGCGGTGTGGGCGCTCCGCGACTTCGGTTTCCGGGTCGTCCTGAGCCCGCGGTTCGCCGACATCTTCCGCGGGAACGCGGGCAAGCAGGGCCTTCTCACCGGCATCGTCTCCGAGGAGGACGCCGAGCAGCTCTGGGAGGCGATCGAAGCGCAGCCGGGAATAGCGGCGACAGTGGATCTGGTTGCCAAGACTGCGACCGTCGGTGAAGTCCAGGTGTCTTTCGACATCGACGACTACACTCGCTGGCGTTTGCTCGAAGGGCTGGACGACATCGCCCTCACACTGCGCGACGAGGCGCGAATCTCCGAATACGAATCGGGCCGCGCGAGCTGGCGGCCCACGACCCTCCCGGTGAAACTTTGA
- the murA gene encoding UDP-N-acetylglucosamine 1-carboxyvinyltransferase, which produces MNSLLQDAQAAGARVGLKGDRITINGGRPLQGRIEVRGAKNFVTKAMVAAILGESPSVLRNVPDISDVRVVRGLLEVHGVKVTDGAEEGELLLDPSAVESAHMADIDAHAGSSRIPILFCGPLLHRLGEAFIPDLGGCRIGDRPIDYHLEVLRKFGAVVEKLPSGIRMTAPNGLHGAKLELPYPSVGATEQVLLTAVRADGITELKGAAIEPEIMDLINVLQKMGAVISVDTDRVIRIEGVDSLSGYTHTSLFDRNEAASWAAAALATGGDVFVGGARQPEMLTFLNVFRKVGGAFEIHDDGIRFYHPGGELKPVVIETDVHPGFMTDWQQPLVVALTKASGVSIVHETVYEQRFGFVDALIDMGAKIQVHKECLGGHPCRFGQRNFNHSAVIMGPVELKGADIEVPDLRGGFSHLIAALTAEGRSTVSNVGIISRGYENFITKLQLLGADFVLEG; this is translated from the coding sequence TTGAACTCACTTCTTCAGGACGCACAGGCAGCAGGAGCACGCGTGGGCCTCAAGGGCGATCGCATCACGATCAACGGCGGCCGCCCTCTGCAAGGCCGCATCGAGGTGCGCGGCGCCAAGAACTTCGTCACGAAGGCCATGGTCGCGGCGATCCTCGGCGAGAGCCCGAGCGTTCTCCGCAACGTGCCGGACATCTCCGACGTCCGCGTCGTGCGCGGACTGCTCGAGGTGCACGGCGTCAAGGTCACCGATGGTGCGGAAGAGGGGGAGCTGCTGCTCGACCCGAGCGCGGTCGAGTCGGCGCACATGGCCGACATCGACGCGCACGCCGGCTCCAGCCGCATCCCCATCCTGTTCTGCGGACCGCTCCTGCACCGCCTGGGCGAGGCGTTCATCCCCGACCTCGGCGGCTGCCGCATCGGCGACCGGCCGATCGACTACCACCTGGAGGTGCTGCGCAAGTTCGGCGCGGTCGTCGAGAAGCTGCCCAGCGGCATCCGCATGACGGCCCCCAACGGCCTCCACGGCGCGAAGCTGGAGCTCCCGTACCCGAGCGTCGGCGCGACCGAGCAGGTGCTCCTCACGGCCGTCCGGGCCGACGGCATCACCGAGCTCAAGGGTGCGGCCATCGAGCCGGAGATCATGGATCTCATCAACGTGCTCCAGAAGATGGGCGCCGTGATCTCGGTCGACACCGACCGCGTGATCCGCATCGAGGGTGTCGACTCGCTCTCCGGCTACACCCACACCTCCCTCTTCGACCGCAATGAGGCCGCGAGCTGGGCTGCGGCGGCGCTCGCGACCGGCGGCGACGTCTTCGTCGGCGGCGCACGCCAGCCCGAGATGCTCACCTTCCTCAACGTCTTCCGCAAGGTCGGCGGCGCTTTCGAGATCCACGACGACGGCATCCGCTTCTACCACCCGGGCGGCGAGCTCAAGCCGGTTGTCATCGAGACGGACGTGCACCCCGGCTTCATGACGGACTGGCAGCAGCCGCTCGTCGTGGCGCTCACCAAGGCGTCCGGCGTGTCGATCGTCCACGAGACCGTGTACGAGCAGCGTTTCGGCTTCGTCGACGCGCTCATCGACATGGGCGCCAAGATCCAGGTCCACAAGGAGTGCCTGGGCGGCCACCCGTGCCGCTTCGGTCAGCGCAACTTCAACCACTCGGCCGTCATCATGGGCCCGGTGGAGCTCAAGGGCGCCGACATCGAGGTCCCGGACCTGCGCGGCGGTTTCAGCCACCTGATCGCGGCTCTGACCGCCGAGGGCCGCTCGACCGTGAGCAATGTCGGCATCATCAGCCGTGGCTACGAGAACTTCATCACGAAGCTCCAGCTGCTGGGGGCCGACTTCGTCCTCGAAGGCTGA
- a CDS encoding type II toxin-antitoxin system Phd/YefM family antitoxin gives METVSVRDLRNHGGDILDRVGRGEHVTITRDGAPVAELSPLAVPRRALSVLVESRRSLPAVDPAVLRADIDEIVDQRW, from the coding sequence ATGGAGACTGTCAGCGTGAGAGATCTACGAAACCACGGCGGGGACATCCTCGACCGAGTCGGCCGCGGCGAGCACGTGACCATTACGCGAGACGGTGCGCCCGTCGCCGAGCTGTCGCCCCTGGCCGTGCCCCGCAGGGCGCTGTCGGTGCTGGTCGAGAGCCGTCGCAGCCTTCCTGCCGTCGACCCGGCCGTACTCCGGGCCGACATCGACGAGATCGTCGACCAGCGATGGTGA
- a CDS encoding type II toxin-antitoxin system VapC family toxin: protein MVMRPGLLDTSTLILLARADPDALPDIPSISAVTLAELSVGPLVARSEEERAARQAHLQLAESDFDPIPFDAAAARAFARVAQSFRDAGRKPSARAFDALIAATAISRELPLHTCNPADFAGIPALDVRPVPVSA, encoded by the coding sequence ATGGTGATGCGACCGGGGCTCCTCGACACGTCCACGTTGATCCTGCTGGCGCGGGCAGATCCTGATGCGTTGCCCGACATCCCCTCGATCAGCGCGGTCACCCTGGCCGAGCTGTCTGTGGGGCCGCTCGTCGCGCGCTCGGAGGAAGAACGGGCGGCTCGGCAGGCGCACCTGCAGCTGGCGGAGTCCGATTTCGACCCGATCCCCTTCGACGCGGCGGCGGCTCGGGCATTCGCGCGGGTGGCGCAGTCGTTCCGGGATGCAGGGCGCAAGCCGTCGGCCCGTGCGTTCGACGCGCTCATCGCAGCCACGGCGATCTCGCGCGAACTTCCGCTCCACACCTGTAATCCGGCTGATTTCGCCGGGATCCCAGCGCTCGACGTCCGCCCGGTCCCCGTGTCGGCATGA
- a CDS encoding lysophospholipid acyltransferase family protein, producing MPVKKQRSEKSRPSVFWVLAGLVVPIGSLLARFRIVDGDKFPRTGAFILTPNHYSEIDPVMIGMVAWKLGRLPRFLAKESLFRVPVVGWFLRRSGQVPVSRGGSARGSAPLEAAQKIADEGRIVVIYPEGSLSRDPDMWPMRGKTGAARMALEHDLPVIPIAHWGTQQVMARYAKKISWFPRKTIDVKVGDPVDLSAFRGKPLDNSTLTDATAVIMDAITALLEDLRGEKAPAERWDPSQHNQKETGRFDG from the coding sequence ATGCCCGTGAAGAAGCAGCGCTCCGAGAAGAGCAGACCGTCGGTGTTCTGGGTGCTCGCCGGTCTCGTCGTTCCGATCGGGAGCCTTCTCGCCCGCTTCCGGATCGTGGACGGCGACAAGTTCCCGCGGACGGGCGCGTTCATCCTGACCCCCAACCACTACAGCGAGATCGACCCGGTCATGATCGGCATGGTCGCGTGGAAGCTGGGGCGGCTCCCGAGGTTCCTCGCGAAGGAGAGCCTGTTCCGCGTGCCGGTGGTCGGCTGGTTCCTGCGGCGGTCGGGCCAGGTGCCCGTGTCGCGCGGGGGCAGCGCGCGCGGTTCGGCTCCGCTCGAGGCGGCGCAGAAGATCGCCGACGAGGGCCGGATCGTCGTCATCTACCCGGAGGGGTCGCTGAGCCGTGACCCCGACATGTGGCCCATGCGGGGCAAGACCGGCGCGGCGCGCATGGCTCTCGAGCACGACCTCCCGGTGATCCCGATCGCGCACTGGGGCACTCAGCAGGTGATGGCGCGCTACGCCAAGAAGATCAGCTGGTTCCCGCGCAAGACCATCGACGTCAAGGTGGGCGACCCGGTCGACCTCTCGGCCTTCCGGGGCAAGCCGCTCGACAACTCCACCCTCACCGACGCGACCGCGGTCATCATGGATGCGATCACCGCCCTGCTCGAAGACCTCCGCGGCGAGAAGGCACCCGCCGAGCGCTGGGATCCGTCGCAGCACAACCAGAAGGAGACCGGCCGCTTCGATGGCTAA
- a CDS encoding NAD(P)H-dependent glycerol-3-phosphate dehydrogenase produces MAKAVKAPIVRPRRIAVLGAGSWGTTFAKILADGGSDVVLWARRPELAREINEVKRNSDYLEGINLPRNLRATSRLGEAMSGAEQVFVSIPSQTLRSNLEAMIPFLGPETVVVSLMKGVEKGTGLRMSEVVAQGLPIELERIAVASGPNLALEIAREQPTAAVVSSASLETAQAVAVAATNRYFRSFVNTDVIGTEFGGVLKNLIAVAIGIVDGVGYGENTKASIITRGLVEMTDFAVAYGAQPETLSGLAGLGDLIATCESPLSRNNTAGRLLGQGYGFHDVVKQMNQTAEGLASVAPILHLAEARGVDMPIVRQVSQVLAGTLDPKDIAPHLTTDSDEPQGERTTDDGQGRGRTSVWGSLKRAFDQLRDGGRRP; encoded by the coding sequence ATGGCTAAGGCAGTGAAGGCTCCCATCGTCCGCCCCCGCCGCATCGCCGTGCTCGGCGCCGGCAGCTGGGGCACCACGTTCGCGAAGATCCTCGCCGACGGCGGCTCCGACGTCGTGCTCTGGGCGCGACGGCCCGAGCTCGCCCGCGAGATCAACGAGGTCAAACGCAACAGCGACTACCTCGAGGGCATCAACCTCCCGCGCAACCTCCGTGCGACCAGCAGGCTCGGCGAAGCGATGAGCGGCGCGGAGCAGGTGTTCGTCTCCATCCCCAGCCAGACGCTCCGCTCCAACCTGGAGGCGATGATCCCGTTCCTCGGGCCGGAGACCGTCGTCGTCAGCCTCATGAAGGGCGTCGAGAAGGGCACCGGCCTGCGGATGAGCGAGGTCGTCGCGCAGGGCCTCCCGATCGAGCTGGAGCGGATCGCGGTGGCATCCGGCCCGAACCTGGCGCTGGAGATCGCGCGCGAGCAGCCGACGGCGGCCGTCGTGTCGTCGGCGAGCCTGGAGACGGCGCAGGCGGTCGCTGTCGCGGCGACCAACCGCTACTTCCGCAGCTTCGTCAACACCGATGTCATCGGGACCGAGTTCGGCGGTGTGCTGAAGAATCTGATCGCCGTGGCGATCGGCATCGTGGACGGCGTCGGCTACGGCGAGAACACGAAGGCGTCGATCATCACGCGCGGCCTGGTCGAGATGACCGACTTCGCCGTGGCGTACGGCGCGCAGCCCGAGACGCTGTCGGGTCTCGCCGGTCTCGGCGACCTCATCGCGACGTGCGAGTCGCCGCTGAGCAGGAACAACACGGCCGGCCGACTGCTCGGTCAGGGCTACGGCTTCCACGACGTCGTGAAGCAGATGAACCAGACGGCCGAGGGTCTCGCCTCGGTCGCGCCCATCCTGCACCTCGCCGAGGCGCGTGGCGTGGACATGCCGATCGTGCGTCAGGTGAGCCAAGTGCTCGCCGGTACGCTCGATCCAAAAGACATCGCACCGCATCTCACGACGGATTCGGACGAGCCGCAAGGCGAAAGGACTACGGATGACGGACAAGGTCGCGGTCGCACTTCTGTTTGGGGGTCGCTCAAGCGAGCATTCGATCAGCTGCGCGACGGCGGCAGGCGTCCTTGA
- a CDS encoding D-alanine--D-alanine ligase family protein, which translates to MTDKVAVALLFGGRSSEHSISCATAAGVLEAIDRDRYEVIPVGITRDGAFTLQPDDASRFALNREKLPEVEDNGSRILWPDSVATRELSVVDRDGVRSSLGEVDIVFPILHGPWGEDGTLQGMLELVGLPYVGSGVLASALGMDKHFTKTVLQQAGIPVAPWVTVSAYEWSTGADAVRDAARELGLPAFVKPARAGSSVGVTKVKDWSELDGAMEIALAEDDRVLIESMVTGREVEIAVLGGRPGEPARASVAGEIVVSGRDFYDFAAKYLDAPGIDLVCPADLTDAQLAEMRELAIRGFDAIGGEGLARVDFFLTADGFVINEINTMPGFTPISMFPRCWQESGVNYPALIDELIQVAIARAA; encoded by the coding sequence ATGACGGACAAGGTCGCGGTCGCACTTCTGTTTGGGGGTCGCTCAAGCGAGCATTCGATCAGCTGCGCGACGGCGGCAGGCGTCCTTGAGGCGATCGACCGCGACAGGTACGAGGTCATCCCGGTCGGGATCACGCGGGACGGCGCATTCACGCTGCAGCCGGACGACGCATCCCGCTTCGCGCTGAACCGGGAGAAGCTGCCGGAGGTCGAGGACAACGGCTCGCGCATCCTGTGGCCGGACAGCGTCGCGACCCGCGAGCTGTCGGTCGTCGACCGTGACGGCGTGCGCTCGTCGCTCGGCGAGGTGGACATCGTCTTCCCGATCCTGCACGGTCCGTGGGGCGAGGACGGCACGCTCCAGGGGATGCTGGAGCTCGTCGGGCTTCCGTACGTCGGCAGCGGCGTGCTCGCGAGCGCGCTGGGCATGGACAAGCACTTCACCAAGACCGTGCTGCAGCAGGCGGGCATCCCGGTGGCCCCGTGGGTCACGGTGAGCGCCTACGAGTGGAGCACCGGCGCGGATGCGGTGCGCGACGCAGCACGCGAGCTGGGCCTTCCCGCGTTCGTGAAGCCGGCCCGGGCGGGGTCCAGCGTCGGCGTGACGAAGGTCAAGGACTGGTCGGAGCTCGACGGGGCGATGGAGATCGCGCTGGCCGAGGACGACCGGGTGCTCATCGAGTCGATGGTCACGGGCCGCGAGGTCGAGATCGCCGTGCTCGGCGGACGGCCCGGCGAGCCGGCCCGGGCCTCGGTCGCGGGCGAGATCGTGGTCAGCGGCCGCGACTTCTACGACTTCGCGGCGAAGTACCTGGACGCGCCGGGCATCGATCTGGTGTGCCCGGCCGACCTCACGGACGCGCAGCTGGCGGAGATGCGCGAGCTCGCCATCCGCGGCTTCGACGCCATCGGCGGGGAGGGTCTCGCGCGCGTCGACTTCTTCCTGACGGCTGACGGCTTCGTCATCAACGAGATCAACACGATGCCGGGGTTCACCCCGATCTCGATGTTCCCGCGCTGCTGGCAGGAGTCCGGCGTGAACTATCCCGCTCTGATCGACGAGCTCATCCAGGTCGCCATCGCACGCGCCGCCTGA
- a CDS encoding DUF3515 family protein has protein sequence MMSRRRALPAVLLAGAALLLAGCAPTVSLDPAANSNAPGCAEISVRLPDSVADKAKRETDAQATGAWGDPAAVILRCGVPPIGPTTKPCITVNGVDWVLMTDPAAKTIVYQTFGRTPATEVIIDHVSGVSDSSVLPEFASAVSSVKQTQKCLSTLDTDPTASPTPSP, from the coding sequence ATGATGTCCCGTCGCCGCGCCCTTCCTGCCGTCCTGCTCGCGGGCGCCGCCCTGCTCCTCGCCGGCTGTGCGCCCACCGTCTCCCTCGACCCCGCCGCGAACAGCAACGCCCCCGGCTGCGCTGAGATCAGCGTGCGCCTTCCCGACTCCGTCGCCGACAAGGCGAAGCGGGAGACGGATGCGCAGGCGACCGGCGCGTGGGGCGACCCGGCGGCCGTGATCCTGCGCTGCGGCGTCCCGCCGATCGGACCGACGACCAAGCCGTGCATCACCGTCAACGGCGTCGACTGGGTGCTCATGACGGACCCGGCCGCGAAGACGATCGTCTACCAGACCTTCGGCCGCACCCCCGCGACCGAGGTCATCATCGACCACGTCTCCGGCGTCTCGGACTCGTCGGTGCTGCCCGAGTTCGCCAGCGCCGTCTCGTCGGTGAAGCAGACGCAGAAATGCCTGTCGACCCTCGACACGGACCCGACGGCGAGCCCGACCCCGAGTCCCTGA
- the thiL gene encoding thiamine-phosphate kinase, whose product MGISGSDAAGTTIGEASEREALRRIFPRLPESDATLVGPGDDAAVLAAPDGRFVVTTDMMVHGPDFRLAWSGPEDLGWKAAATNLSDIAAMGAVPTALVVAIAAPPETPVAWLEGVADGFRLACTELAPGCGVVGGDLSVSATLTFAVTAFGDLGGRRPVLRSGARPGDVVAVSGALGRAAAGLHALFTEAVDAAGEPDASRLAAVVAAHPDTVSAQLRPRPPIGDGPLAADAGATAMLDLSDGLALDARRVAEASGVAIDLDPAALGPDLRTALTGGEDHGLLATFPPGTRLPGGFRTIGAVHEGRGLRVGGRPFDERGGWDPYLEWDGRRG is encoded by the coding sequence ATGGGAATCTCTGGGAGCGACGCGGCCGGCACCACCATCGGGGAGGCGTCGGAGCGGGAGGCGCTCAGGCGCATCTTCCCGCGGCTCCCGGAGTCCGACGCCACGCTCGTGGGTCCGGGCGACGATGCGGCGGTGCTCGCCGCCCCGGACGGGCGCTTCGTGGTGACCACCGACATGATGGTGCACGGCCCGGACTTCCGGCTGGCATGGTCGGGACCGGAGGACCTCGGCTGGAAGGCCGCCGCGACGAACCTGTCGGACATCGCCGCGATGGGCGCCGTCCCGACCGCCCTCGTCGTCGCCATCGCCGCGCCGCCGGAGACGCCGGTCGCCTGGCTGGAGGGCGTGGCCGACGGCTTCCGGCTGGCCTGCACGGAGCTGGCTCCGGGATGCGGCGTCGTCGGCGGCGACCTGTCGGTGTCGGCCACCCTGACGTTCGCGGTGACGGCCTTCGGCGACCTGGGCGGCCGTCGTCCGGTGCTGCGCAGCGGGGCGCGCCCCGGCGACGTCGTGGCGGTGTCCGGTGCCCTGGGGAGGGCCGCCGCCGGGCTGCACGCGCTGTTCACGGAGGCGGTGGATGCGGCGGGAGAGCCGGACGCGTCCCGTCTCGCGGCCGTCGTGGCCGCCCATCCCGACACCGTCTCGGCCCAGCTGCGTCCGCGTCCGCCGATCGGCGACGGCCCGCTCGCGGCAGACGCGGGCGCCACCGCGATGCTCGATCTGAGCGACGGGCTCGCGCTCGACGCGCGCCGGGTCGCGGAGGCGAGCGGCGTCGCGATCGACCTGGATCCGGCCGCTCTCGGCCCGGACCTCCGCACAGCGCTCACCGGGGGAGAGGACCACGGCCTGCTGGCCACCTTCCCGCCCGGGACGCGCCTCCCCGGCGGGTTCCGCACCATCGGCGCCGTCCACGAAGGCCGGGGCCTCCGCGTCGGCGGCCGCCCCTTCGACGAGCGTGGCGGCTGGGACCCCTACCTCGAATGGGACGGCCGCCGCGGCTGA
- the rsmD gene encoding 16S rRNA (guanine(966)-N(2))-methyltransferase RsmD, translating to MTRIVSGFAGSLSLQVPKSGTRPTSDRVREAIFSALDARDALHGARVLDLYAGSGALGLEAASRGAASVVLVERAAAAAQVGKRNAAAVVSAARAARVPVPAIDVRTSAVQAYLGAARGPFDVVFIDPPYDVPDAELLAVLTALEPLLADDAEVCVERSTRTPDPSLPAGLALMRRKSYGETAIHWLTPDRP from the coding sequence ATGACCCGCATCGTCTCCGGATTCGCCGGCTCGCTCAGCCTCCAGGTGCCGAAGAGCGGCACCCGCCCCACCAGCGACCGGGTGCGCGAGGCGATCTTCTCGGCGCTGGACGCGCGCGATGCGCTGCACGGAGCCCGCGTCCTCGACCTCTACGCGGGATCGGGCGCCCTCGGGCTCGAGGCTGCCAGCCGCGGCGCCGCCTCCGTCGTGCTCGTCGAGAGGGCGGCGGCGGCCGCGCAGGTAGGCAAGCGCAATGCGGCCGCGGTCGTCTCGGCGGCGCGCGCGGCGCGGGTGCCTGTTCCCGCGATCGACGTGCGGACGTCGGCCGTGCAGGCGTATCTCGGTGCCGCCCGCGGACCGTTCGACGTCGTGTTCATCGACCCGCCGTACGACGTGCCCGACGCGGAGCTGCTCGCGGTGCTGACCGCGCTGGAGCCGCTCCTCGCCGACGACGCCGAGGTCTGCGTCGAGCGGAGCACCCGCACGCCGGACCCCAGCCTCCCCGCCGGTCTCGCACTCATGCGCCGCAAATCCTACGGCGAGACCGCCATCCACTGGCTCACCCCCGACCGCCCCTGA
- a CDS encoding tetratricopeptide repeat protein, which yields MEERLEQAELDALWLPGDPIASAERLAAAAAERDRSEVVRAELETQRARALGLQGRFDEAEALLESLEPAGGVLEVRVLLERGRLRTASGRSDDAVPVLEAALRAARRDGDLSLGVESALVLADADRPRALQWIEEGLSDLAATGDPRTLRWGTVLYDLRGWVLLRDGDADAALASFEDAVEYAEAYGTLDQQFAAHWAVGRCLRELGRTSEAREIQRRLASERPDEPAVQAELEALSSAPDET from the coding sequence ATGGAGGAACGCCTGGAGCAGGCAGAGCTCGACGCGCTGTGGCTTCCCGGCGACCCGATCGCCTCCGCAGAACGGCTGGCCGCTGCTGCCGCCGAACGGGACCGGTCGGAGGTCGTCCGGGCCGAGCTCGAGACCCAGCGTGCCCGCGCGCTCGGGCTGCAGGGCCGCTTCGACGAGGCGGAGGCGCTCCTCGAGTCGCTGGAGCCGGCGGGAGGGGTGCTGGAAGTGCGGGTGCTGCTCGAGCGCGGCCGGCTCCGGACCGCCTCCGGCCGATCGGATGATGCGGTTCCCGTTCTGGAGGCCGCGCTCCGAGCCGCCCGCCGCGACGGCGATCTCTCGCTCGGGGTCGAGTCGGCGCTCGTGCTCGCCGACGCCGACCGCCCGCGGGCGCTGCAGTGGATCGAGGAGGGTCTCTCCGACCTCGCGGCGACCGGCGACCCGCGCACCCTGCGCTGGGGTACTGTGCTGTACGACCTGCGCGGCTGGGTGCTTCTGCGCGACGGCGACGCGGATGCCGCGCTCGCCTCGTTCGAGGACGCGGTGGAGTACGCGGAGGCGTACGGCACCCTCGATCAGCAGTTCGCCGCGCACTGGGCCGTCGGACGCTGCCTCCGCGAGCTCGGCCGGACGTCCGAGGCGCGCGAGATCCAGCGGCGCCTGGCGTCGGAGCGTCCGGACGAGCCGGCGGTACAGGCCGAGCTGGAGGCGCTGTCGAGCGCACCGGACGAGACGTGA